A region of Pseudarthrobacter sp. NIBRBAC000502770 DNA encodes the following proteins:
- a CDS encoding DNA translocase FtsK, translating into MATRTTSAPKGTGRGSSGSKSGSPTGRGTGSTAGRAGRGGSSSTARTRQLPAVEHHQPWLLRVVGGAWLGVGHLVGGGVRRIGHDVSDLPPEDRRDGAALFNLALGVFIATFAWWGLTGWFPDAVYAVVNGTFGWISLLLPLMLFVCAFRLFRQPSDGRGNNRVGIGFLIMTFAGCGLAHILGGQPTVADGFDGLRRAGGMLGFLAATPLAAIHPAVPVALYGLLAFVSLLIITATPFTAIPRRIRGAYEHLMGIDLMDPERADVHDRSYLERTAPPAPRKKKRKFFGKDQEAGAGLEGYVGDEAFEHAVIDDDEGEPARPAPGVRRPTQAEIAVEKIKAAQGLGAGAQAAPPENATEAIPLVIPGAAAPGKPAAAPTVPSNPVAPAPPPVPIPQRTEQLSLAGDVTYTLPASDFLTPGSIPKERTEANDAVVAALTDTLTQFNVDATVTGFSRGPTVTRYEIELSPGTKVERVTALSKNISYAVASSDVRILSPIPGKSAIGIEIPNTDRETVSLGDVLRSQNARRTDHPMVMGVGKDVEGGYVVANLAKMPHLLVAGATGAGKSSFVNSMITSILMRATPDEVRMVMVDPKRVELTAYEGVPHLITPIITNPKKAAEALQWVVREMDARYDDLANYGFKHIDDFNKAVRAGKVHPPVDSKRVIRPYPYLLVIVDELADLMMVAPRDVEDSIVRITQLARAAGIHLVLATQRPSVDVVTGLIKANVPSRMAFATSSVTDSRVVLDQPGAEKLIGQGDALFLPMGASKAMRVQGAWVTESEIHKVVEHVKGQLQAVYRDDVAPEAEKKQIDDDIGDDLEVLLQATELVVTTQFGSTSMLQRKLRVGFAKAGRLMDLLESRGVVGPSEGSKARDVLVKPDDLAAVLAAMKGQEPPAVADSQTAALSDNANANIAQGGYAEDLVAADLDQRKQNVEYYDGSDSAPGDDDGSEDAWSLTGR; encoded by the coding sequence ATGGCCACACGTACTACTTCCGCGCCCAAAGGTACCGGCAGGGGCAGCTCCGGCAGCAAATCCGGGAGCCCCACAGGCCGCGGAACCGGCTCCACCGCCGGCAGGGCGGGGCGTGGCGGCTCATCAAGCACCGCACGCACCCGCCAGCTTCCCGCCGTCGAACACCACCAGCCGTGGCTGCTGCGCGTAGTGGGCGGCGCATGGCTTGGCGTGGGGCACCTGGTGGGCGGGGGAGTGCGCCGCATCGGCCACGACGTCAGCGACCTCCCCCCCGAGGACCGCCGCGATGGAGCCGCCCTGTTCAACCTGGCGCTCGGCGTCTTCATCGCCACGTTCGCCTGGTGGGGCCTGACAGGCTGGTTCCCGGACGCCGTCTACGCCGTGGTGAACGGCACGTTCGGGTGGATCTCCCTGCTGCTTCCGCTCATGCTCTTCGTCTGTGCCTTCCGGCTGTTCCGGCAGCCCTCCGATGGCCGGGGCAACAACAGGGTGGGCATCGGCTTCCTGATCATGACATTCGCCGGCTGCGGCCTGGCACACATCCTGGGCGGCCAGCCCACGGTGGCCGACGGCTTCGACGGGCTCCGCAGGGCGGGCGGCATGCTCGGTTTCCTGGCCGCCACGCCGTTGGCCGCCATCCATCCCGCCGTGCCGGTGGCCCTCTACGGCCTGCTCGCATTCGTATCCCTGCTGATCATCACGGCCACCCCGTTCACCGCCATTCCGCGCCGCATCCGCGGAGCGTACGAGCACCTCATGGGCATCGACCTGATGGATCCGGAACGCGCCGACGTCCACGACCGCAGCTACCTCGAGCGGACGGCGCCGCCCGCACCCCGGAAGAAGAAGCGGAAGTTCTTCGGGAAGGACCAGGAAGCCGGGGCAGGCCTTGAGGGCTACGTGGGCGACGAAGCCTTCGAGCACGCTGTCATTGACGACGACGAGGGCGAACCGGCGCGGCCCGCGCCCGGAGTGCGGCGGCCCACCCAGGCGGAGATCGCCGTCGAGAAGATCAAGGCCGCCCAGGGCCTGGGCGCCGGTGCGCAGGCGGCCCCGCCGGAAAACGCCACCGAGGCCATCCCCCTGGTTATCCCCGGTGCCGCGGCTCCCGGCAAGCCTGCCGCCGCGCCCACGGTGCCCTCGAACCCGGTGGCGCCCGCGCCGCCGCCCGTTCCCATCCCGCAGCGGACCGAGCAGCTCTCGCTGGCCGGCGACGTGACCTACACCCTGCCGGCCTCGGACTTCCTGACCCCCGGGTCCATCCCGAAGGAGCGCACGGAAGCCAACGACGCCGTCGTCGCCGCCCTCACGGACACCCTGACCCAGTTCAATGTTGATGCCACGGTCACCGGGTTCAGCCGCGGCCCCACCGTCACCCGGTACGAAATCGAGCTCTCGCCCGGCACCAAGGTGGAGCGCGTCACCGCCCTGTCCAAGAACATCTCGTACGCCGTTGCCTCCAGCGACGTCCGGATCCTCAGCCCCATCCCCGGTAAGTCCGCCATCGGCATCGAGATCCCCAACACCGACCGTGAAACGGTCTCCCTGGGCGATGTCCTCCGCAGCCAGAACGCGCGCCGCACGGACCACCCCATGGTGATGGGCGTGGGCAAGGACGTGGAGGGCGGCTATGTGGTGGCCAACCTGGCCAAGATGCCCCACCTCCTGGTGGCTGGTGCCACCGGTGCCGGCAAGTCGTCCTTCGTGAACTCGATGATCACCTCGATCCTGATGCGGGCCACCCCGGATGAGGTCCGCATGGTCATGGTGGACCCCAAACGAGTGGAACTGACCGCGTACGAGGGCGTGCCGCACCTCATCACGCCGATCATCACCAACCCCAAGAAGGCCGCCGAGGCGCTGCAGTGGGTGGTGCGGGAAATGGACGCCCGCTACGACGACCTGGCCAACTACGGCTTCAAGCACATCGACGATTTCAACAAGGCCGTCCGTGCCGGGAAGGTCCACCCGCCGGTGGACTCCAAGCGCGTCATCCGGCCCTACCCATACCTGCTGGTGATCGTGGACGAGCTTGCCGACCTGATGATGGTCGCCCCGCGCGACGTAGAAGACTCGATCGTCCGCATCACCCAGCTGGCCCGCGCCGCAGGCATCCACCTGGTCCTGGCCACCCAGCGCCCGTCCGTGGACGTGGTCACCGGCCTCATCAAGGCCAACGTGCCTTCGCGCATGGCCTTCGCCACGTCCTCCGTCACCGACTCCCGCGTGGTCCTCGACCAGCCCGGCGCCGAGAAGCTGATCGGTCAGGGCGACGCCCTCTTCCTGCCTATGGGAGCGTCCAAGGCGATGCGTGTCCAGGGCGCCTGGGTCACCGAATCGGAGATCCATAAAGTGGTGGAGCACGTCAAGGGGCAGCTGCAGGCTGTCTACCGGGACGACGTCGCCCCCGAAGCGGAAAAGAAGCAGATCGACGACGACATCGGGGACGACCTCGAGGTGCTGCTGCAGGCCACGGAGCTTGTGGTCACCACCCAGTTCGGCTCCACCTCCATGCTGCAGCGCAAGCTCCGGGTCGGCTTCGCCAAGGCCGGCCGGCTCATGGACCTCCTTGAGTCCAGGGGAGTGGTGGGACCTTCCGAGGGTTCCAAGGCCCGGGACGTCCTGGTCAAGCCGGACGACCTCGCCGCGGTCCTCGCCGCGATGAAAGGCCAGGAGCCGCCGGCCGTGGCCGATTCACAGACGGCAGCGCTCAGTGACAACGCCAACGCCAACATTGCCCAGGGCGGCTACGCCGAAGACCTGGTGGCCGCTGACCTGGACCAGCGGAAGCAGAACGTCGAATATTACGACGGATCGGATTCCGCCCCGGGCGACGACGACGGCTCCGAGGACGCCTGGTCCCTCACCGGACGCTAG
- a CDS encoding MarR family winged helix-turn-helix transcriptional regulator, whose product MSNSPDLPPRQDTGNDAADAALQNVEHQISLFWRRARAISNQLSREVHPDMEPAAYGLLTIIRREGPIRLTELAMNIGVGKPSVSRQIAFLEGLGLVSKEADPLDRRAQSIRLTPKGEEKMHQVQDARRQVFQERLREWPVEDLEELARCMARLNSTYERDGFPREAADGPGSPERAQQDS is encoded by the coding sequence ATGAGCAACTCCCCGGACCTCCCGCCGCGGCAGGACACAGGCAATGACGCCGCCGATGCCGCGCTGCAAAATGTTGAACACCAGATCAGCCTTTTTTGGCGGCGGGCGCGGGCCATCTCCAACCAGCTTTCGCGCGAGGTCCACCCGGACATGGAGCCAGCGGCGTACGGGCTGTTGACGATTATCCGCCGGGAAGGCCCCATCCGGCTGACTGAGCTGGCCATGAACATCGGTGTGGGCAAGCCGTCGGTCAGCCGGCAGATCGCGTTCCTGGAAGGTCTGGGCCTGGTGTCCAAGGAGGCGGACCCCCTGGACCGCCGGGCGCAGTCGATCCGGCTGACGCCCAAGGGCGAAGAGAAGATGCACCAGGTCCAGGACGCCAGGCGACAGGTCTTCCAGGAGCGGCTGCGCGAGTGGCCGGTGGAGGACCTTGAGGAATTGGCCCGCTGCATGGCCAGGTTGAACTCCACTTATGAGCGTGACGGATTCCCCAGGGAGGCCGCTGACGGGCCGGGCTCACCGGAGCGGGCGCAGCAGGACTCATGA
- a CDS encoding helix-turn-helix domain-containing protein encodes MVKQPVSVNGVVRWKDVGLAEQAKSEQKERKMVVLRHEIGDVLRDVRQRQGRTLREVSHSARVSLGYLSEVERGQKEASSELLSSICSALDVPLSSMLREVSDRVAVAEGVAVPDTVPQEFSQRYGRDLERDLNTELNDELSTGLLSGAR; translated from the coding sequence ATGGTAAAGCAGCCCGTATCCGTAAACGGCGTTGTCCGCTGGAAGGATGTGGGCCTCGCCGAACAGGCTAAGAGCGAACAGAAGGAGCGCAAGATGGTAGTACTTCGTCACGAAATCGGTGATGTCCTGCGCGATGTCCGCCAGCGTCAGGGGCGCACGCTCCGTGAAGTTTCGCACAGCGCCCGTGTCTCCCTGGGATACCTCAGCGAAGTGGAGCGCGGCCAAAAGGAAGCATCGTCAGAGCTCCTGTCCTCGATCTGCTCGGCACTGGATGTTCCGCTGTCAAGCATGCTCCGCGAGGTCAGCGACCGCGTGGCAGTAGCCGAAGGCGTCGCCGTTCCGGACACCGTCCCGCAGGAATTCTCCCAGCGTTACGGCCGTGACCTGGAACGCGACCTCAACACTGAACTGAACGACGAACTCTCCACGGGACTCCTCTCCGGAGCCCGGTAA
- the recA gene encoding recombinase RecA yields the protein MAAAPDRAKALEAALAQIDKQFGKGSVMRLGDEVRAPIEVIPTGSIALDVALGIGGLPRGRVIEIYGPESSGKTTVALHAVASAQRAGGIAAFIDAEHALDPDYAAKLGVDTDALLVSQPDTGEQALEIMDMLVGSGSLDVIVIDSVAALVPRAEIEGDMGDSHVGLQARLMSQALRKITGRLSQTKTTAIFINQLREKIGVFFGSPETTTGGKALKFYASVRIDVRRIQTLKEGADSVGNRTKAKIVKNKMAPPFKVAEFDIIYGQGISREGGIIDMGVEHGIIKKSGSWFTYDGDQLGQGMENSRRFLRDNPELAAELERLIKEKLGVGVKPAEDESKDAPKLKAVDGF from the coding sequence ATGGCGGCAGCCCCGGATCGTGCAAAAGCGCTGGAAGCAGCACTTGCCCAGATTGACAAGCAGTTCGGCAAGGGCTCGGTCATGCGCCTGGGCGACGAAGTCCGCGCTCCGATCGAAGTCATCCCCACCGGCTCCATCGCCCTGGATGTCGCCCTTGGCATTGGCGGGCTCCCGCGCGGCCGCGTCATCGAAATTTACGGTCCTGAATCCTCAGGTAAGACCACCGTGGCCCTGCACGCGGTGGCGAGTGCCCAGCGCGCGGGCGGGATCGCAGCCTTCATCGACGCCGAGCACGCCCTGGACCCCGACTACGCCGCCAAGCTGGGCGTGGACACCGATGCCCTCCTGGTTTCGCAGCCGGATACCGGCGAGCAGGCCCTGGAAATCATGGACATGCTGGTCGGCTCCGGTTCGCTGGATGTCATCGTCATCGACTCCGTGGCCGCCCTGGTGCCGCGGGCAGAAATCGAAGGCGACATGGGCGACAGCCACGTCGGCCTCCAGGCCCGCCTCATGAGCCAGGCCCTGCGTAAGATCACCGGACGCCTGAGCCAGACCAAGACCACCGCCATCTTCATCAACCAGCTCCGGGAAAAGATCGGCGTCTTCTTCGGTTCCCCCGAAACCACCACAGGCGGTAAGGCCCTGAAGTTCTACGCGTCGGTCCGCATCGACGTCCGGCGGATCCAGACCCTCAAGGAGGGCGCCGACTCGGTCGGCAACCGGACCAAGGCCAAGATCGTCAAGAACAAGATGGCTCCGCCCTTCAAGGTGGCCGAGTTTGACATCATCTATGGCCAGGGCATCTCCCGCGAAGGCGGCATCATCGACATGGGCGTGGAGCACGGCATCATCAAGAAGTCGGGTTCCTGGTTCACCTACGACGGCGACCAGCTGGGCCAGGGCATGGAAAACTCGCGCCGTTTCCTCCGTGACAACCCGGAGCTTGCCGCCGAGCTGGAGCGCCTGATCAAGGAGAAGCTCGGTGTCGGCGTCAAGCCTGCCGAGGATGAGTCCAAGGACGCGCCAAAGCTGAAAGCCGTCGACGGGTTCTAG
- a CDS encoding regulatory protein RecX → MVYRQLTAAPKSRLQLARKLAERNIPEPVAEAVLDKFQEVRLINDAEFADMWVRSRAQSRKLAKGALRRELAEKGIDQETAASALEQLTDADEEAAARALVERKLRPGTDLAGPGERDKAVRRLASMLARKGYQPSQAFRIVNEVLDSRQDPDNDRLQSRYP, encoded by the coding sequence ATCGTGTACCGGCAGCTCACAGCCGCGCCCAAGAGCCGGCTCCAGCTTGCCCGGAAATTGGCGGAGCGGAACATCCCGGAACCCGTCGCCGAGGCCGTGCTGGACAAGTTCCAGGAAGTCCGGCTGATCAACGATGCCGAATTTGCCGACATGTGGGTCAGGAGCCGGGCCCAGTCCAGGAAGCTGGCCAAGGGTGCGCTCCGGCGGGAGCTCGCTGAGAAGGGCATCGACCAGGAAACGGCTGCTTCGGCCCTGGAGCAGCTGACCGACGCCGACGAGGAAGCCGCAGCCCGTGCCCTGGTGGAACGCAAGCTCCGCCCTGGGACGGACCTGGCCGGTCCCGGCGAGCGGGACAAAGCCGTACGGCGGTTGGCGTCAATGCTCGCACGCAAGGGCTACCAACCCTCCCAGGCGTTCCGGATCGTCAACGAGGTCCTCGATTCCCGGCAGGACCCCGACAACGACCGCCTCCAGAGCCGGTACCCTTAA
- a CDS encoding DUF3046 domain-containing protein, with amino-acid sequence MRISEYWRLMDDEFGAGYSRVLSSTLVLAGVGGRTADQALAAGVEPRRVWLAVCDVQDVPSERRLGRDIAPRRD; translated from the coding sequence ATGCGAATCAGCGAGTACTGGCGTCTGATGGATGACGAGTTCGGCGCGGGATACTCCCGCGTGCTGAGCAGCACCCTGGTCCTTGCCGGCGTCGGTGGGCGCACCGCTGACCAGGCCCTGGCGGCCGGGGTTGAGCCGCGCCGGGTCTGGCTTGCGGTCTGCGACGTCCAGGATGTCCCGTCGGAACGGCGGCTGGGCCGCGACATCGCCCCGCGCCGCGACTAG
- a CDS encoding CinA family protein: protein MSNLHRLAAQAVRQALDSGRTVATAESLTAGMVSAVLADTPGASGMLQGGVVAYQNSVKEAVLHVPADLLASAGSVDPDVARAMAAGARTVLGADVGLSTTGVAGPEAHDGKPVGRVYIGIATAAGTAGFEYSFTGNRPDIRAATCAAALERLLEALAG from the coding sequence ATGAGCAACCTTCACCGGCTGGCGGCACAGGCCGTCCGGCAGGCACTTGACTCCGGACGGACCGTTGCCACTGCGGAGTCGTTGACGGCCGGCATGGTGTCCGCTGTCCTGGCTGACACCCCGGGCGCCTCCGGCATGCTGCAGGGCGGGGTGGTGGCATACCAAAACTCGGTGAAGGAGGCGGTGCTGCACGTGCCCGCCGACCTGCTGGCCAGTGCCGGCTCCGTCGATCCCGACGTCGCCCGGGCCATGGCCGCCGGGGCGCGCACTGTCCTGGGCGCCGACGTCGGGCTTTCCACCACCGGCGTCGCCGGTCCCGAGGCCCACGACGGCAAACCCGTGGGCCGGGTCTACATCGGCATCGCCACAGCCGCAGGCACCGCCGGTTTCGAGTACTCCTTCACCGGAAACCGGCCGGACATCCGCGCCGCCACTTGCGCCGCCGCCCTCGAAAGACTCCTCGAAGCCCTCGCCGGCTAA
- the pgsA gene encoding CDP-diacylglycerol--glycerol-3-phosphate 3-phosphatidyltransferase, whose protein sequence is MTSTDATAAGQGRAGVWNLPNVLTMIRIALVPFFVWFLVADAPGLHSTSGPWRWAAVAAFAVAIYTDKLDGDIARSRNLVTDFGKIADPIADKLLIGSALVMLSLLGELPWWATVVILVREWGITALRFFVIRYGVIPASRGGKLKTVVQTAAIFLYLLPLGAFAPWMSWVAFAVMMAAVAITLWTGVEYVVEALRLRARGKRQAGTEGREQA, encoded by the coding sequence GTGACTAGCACCGATGCAACCGCCGCCGGCCAAGGCCGTGCCGGGGTCTGGAACCTCCCCAATGTCCTGACCATGATCCGCATCGCGCTGGTCCCGTTCTTCGTGTGGTTCCTCGTGGCCGACGCCCCCGGGCTGCACAGCACCTCCGGACCGTGGCGCTGGGCGGCGGTGGCCGCGTTCGCCGTCGCCATCTACACGGACAAGCTCGACGGCGACATCGCCAGGAGCCGGAACCTGGTCACTGACTTCGGCAAGATTGCCGACCCCATTGCCGACAAGCTGCTCATCGGCTCCGCGCTGGTGATGCTGTCCTTGCTGGGCGAGCTCCCCTGGTGGGCAACCGTGGTGATCCTGGTCCGTGAATGGGGCATTACGGCCCTGAGGTTCTTCGTGATCCGCTACGGAGTCATCCCCGCCTCCCGCGGCGGCAAGCTCAAAACCGTTGTCCAGACCGCGGCAATCTTCCTGTACCTGCTGCCGCTCGGGGCATTCGCGCCCTGGATGTCCTGGGTGGCATTCGCCGTCATGATGGCAGCCGTGGCGATCACGCTGTGGACCGGCGTCGAGTACGTGGTTGAAGCCCTGCGCCTGCGCGCCAGGGGCAAGCGGCAGGCGGGAACCGAGGGACGGGAACAGGCATGA